tttaaataaagttgtagttttatttgattcgggtgcgactcactcttttatatctgttaattttgtgaaaccGTGTCGGGTGGATACCCACGTCATGAATAAAGTATTGTCTGTAACCACACCATCTAAGAGTGTATCATTTTGTAGGAGGATGTGGGAAGAccgcccagtggtaattcaggggcagtttctaccggcgaatcttgtggtctACGATATGTCGGaatttgatgtcatactgggaatggattgatTGCTTTCCaattatgttgtgatcgactgtcgtaggaaggtggtggtgtttagacctcctggggagcaggagtactagtttataggatcgtgtgtgcattcgatgccacagattctatcggcattgtAGGTGATAAGATTACTCTTGGAtgaatgtcaggggtacctaccTTGCGCGAGGGAATTGCCGCGGGACGAGTTGAGGCTCAATGATATTcgagtagtcagcgagttcctggacgtgtttccagatgatttacccgatttaccttcGGATGGTGAGGTGAAGTTcgcgatagagttgttgcctgacaaggcaccgatctctaaagctccgtaccagatggctccaacagaacttcgaAATTTGAAGGAGctgttgcaagaattactggataggggtttcattcgacctagtgtttcgccctggggagctccagtactgtttgtgaagaagaaggatgggacgatgcgcatgtgcattggaaaatcatgattttagattactaaatgagtgtggttttgtttggttatatgagcatgcaagtgttgtattttggtgaaataggaacggggttccgaattgttctagttttgaaaattcggcttttgccgaagagtgcgcaataccactagatcggctggcttttgagccgaagggtgtgcgaacaccagattTGCATCGGTTCAACACtaatgctatgctaggttacccGGGGGTACTAGCTAtttccgaagggtgtgaaatatcaccagagtGTCGgtgtttgccgaagggtgtgaaataccaccagacagtccaactaagggtgtgacgacaccagattgtattgcttgttttgtgaaaatactggaattggtTTTGACTGTTTTGActattgaactatgcatgttagtatgtcatgataacactcatatgttacacatcgatataacttgtattcttccttactgagaggtgtgtcacccctactgtacgtacatgtttttcaggtccttcgagtaaccggaactagggTCCTTGTGTGGGAgcatagtggttggtgtactgcagacaatacttgggtaagtactaggatgATATCGGGTGGTATTTTGTGGTTTGGGTTGACACCCGGGTTTTGTGTTGGGTATTATAGAGCTTTGACtcattttgtatagactctggtatggtaccatgtatgtatagaatgacctttttctgtTGTGTATATTCTGTTAtttatggatgtgtatagggtgcctggtaaccccacggggtcggatcctcattcattgtactgtatctttggatgatttgttggatacagggacatgttagattacatttcacccctgggtcccattatcaGGTTCGGGGCATGATAGTTGATATACTTAAAAGGGAATCTAGAGCAGGGCATATTTTTATCTACATCTTCATCCTTATAATTGAAGGCTTCCACAAATTCAGATTGGACAACATGTCTTGAAACAAGAAAATAAATTGCAGGGTTTTGTCTTATTTTTCAGAAATATAAGAAACAAAACATTGTATCAAGATCATCATCTGAAGCTGAATATAGGACTCTTGCCTTTACAACATGTGAATTAACTTGATCAATTGCTTTGCATAAAGACTTCAGTGTCCATCACACCTCACCAACTttgctttttgatttttttttgtgatagcAAAGTTGCTCTACATATAACAACCAACCTAGTGTTTCATGAGAGAACGAAACACATTGAGATTGATTGCCATTTGGTCAGGGACAAAATCCAAACTGGAATATTACATACTCTTCATGTGAATTCAAAACATCAATTAGCAAACTTCTTTACAAAGGCCTTGGCATAACCACAGTTTACATTTTTCCTTTCCAAGATGAGGGTGATAAATATATacactccatcttgagggggggtATTGATATGTGTACATAGGAAGTTAGCAAGTTAGTCAGTTAGTTAGTTATGAAGTTAGCAAGTTAGTTAGGAAGTTATGTTATTATAGTTCTTGTATATAAAGCATAGAGGTCAATTGTACAAATTTATTGTATGAATCAAGAATGCAAAgaatttctcttttcttctccgtctctcttactctctctctgtGTGATTAATCTCAGATAAAAAGTTTACTTTTCCACATGTTTTAAACTCAAACCCGATTTAAATGGGTGGGTTACGAGTCACCCGTCGGGATTCGACCaattttgccacccctactcgATCGCCATCTGAGTTGGTGCCCCTCCAGAACGCATTGATAAATTTGATAGTAGACTTGTGAACTAATTTAATGTTAGtctcattaaatatttttttattttaactttaacATAGATCTATCTCTAATTATCTTTGTTAATTACTGGTTAAAAATTTAACTAGATTAGTGGCTTGACTCATTTTACTAATTTGAAATGAGTTTTAGTTGAATCGAGTTCAAACTTTCGAGCTACAGTCAAGTTTGTCTAATTTTGTTAATGTGAAATGAGTTTTAGTCAAATTGGTTTCAAGCCAAGCTtgagttgtgtgtgtgtgtgtgtgtgtgtatatatatatatatatatatatatatatatatgtagagcCGAACCCAAACAATAAACTTCAAGCTTGAATTGAGCTCAAGCTCTATTTCAAGTAATTGAGCCAAACTTGAGCTAACCATAGCTTGACTCAACCTATTTAGTTTGCAACCCTAGCTAAGTGTTTTAAAGTAAATGATAGAAGGATATACAAGCCTTCTTACAAGTAAAAGAGTAATTTAGTCGATACATGAAAAAATATGCCCCTTTATACAAGGAGCTTAAAAAGTAGACCCATTGACCtatcaaaaaaattaaaactataatATTTAGATTATGCTAGTCAATATTAATTTtatatgtaatatttaaaattatgtgAAGTTTAAAActcaaataatcaatataaaagacATAAATATAAAGTTAAGATCCGATGCATTAATATCAATAAATGATATATGATTTGTCTATTTAATTCACATTTGAGTTTAAAAAAAGAGTGAGCTATTCTAACTAAACTCAATAATTTAAAAGAAGCTAATTTAAATCCAATGTTGGTGGTTGAGGTTAAGGAAGAATGATTAGATGACAATCGGATCCGAGCCTAAACCCGTTTTGCACCCGAGAGGATCCGCTGGGCCTAGAAGTTCTGACGGACCACGTCAACCTCATCCAATACCAGAAAATGTTCGTATGTGTGACGACCGCATCAGTTGTCTCTGTGCGGATGCAGTTATTGCGTGAGTTCGTCAGTCGCCCACTCCCCACAGGCCACAACTCTTCTCTCTCCCCTCCTCTCCTCCATAAAAGGCCGTGAGAGTAATGGTGAGTCTTCCTGTACCTACCCCGCGCATTGTAGCAAACGCCAATGGCCAGTTCTACCCAGCTCAAGTCCGTCGCCTTGCTGGAGCAGATGAAGCTCCACCTCGCCTCCGATGCCGGCAAAGATCTCACCAAGAAGATCGGCCTCGTTTATCAAATCAACATCGCCCCCAAGGTCCccttctctctctcgctctctctcggaGCGGCACTAGGCACTTCAATCTCTCGTACTTCAATTCTAACCCTAATTTAAATCCTAAGTTTTGTTCTGGTTTGCGTTTATGATTAACAGAAAATTGGAATCGATGAGGTGAGTTATGTCGTGGATCTCAAGAAAGGAGAGGTTACCaaaggttagggtttttggttttgcgCTCGTGTTGGTTCAACGTGTGTCCTTGTCTTTTCTATGCTTCCTCGTGGTACGGCTGAAAGGAACTAAGAATTGGGCTGAAGAACTACAAGATTATAAACCCTACGACTGCATGTTTCATCTTCGAATTAATGCATCAATTGTTGCTCACACATACGTGAAACTGAGTACCTGAGTTGGGTTTTCTTGGTCACTGTCTTGGTCACTGTTTCCTCATTCTTCTTCTCGGTTTTTGGCAATATATAGGGTCGTATGAAGGTGGGAAACCTGATGCTGCCTTTTCCTTCAAGGATGAAGATTTTGTGAAGGTTGCCACCGGCAAGATGAATCCCCAAATTGCTTTCATGAGGTATGCCGAGTTGCCATTTGGCTCTCTCTCTGTATCTCTCTCAACGAATCTCAGCTGATATGCTTGTTGTTGTGACATTGTGATGGATGCAGGGGAGCGATGAAAATTAAGGGCAGTCTGAGTGCAGCCCAGAAATTCACTCCGGATATTTTCCCAAAGCCTTCAAAGATGTGAGGAGATATGTTAGGTGGG
The sequence above is a segment of the Malania oleifera isolate guangnan ecotype guangnan chromosome 8, ASM2987363v1, whole genome shotgun sequence genome. Coding sequences within it:
- the LOC131162946 gene encoding sterol carrier protein 2 codes for the protein MASSTQLKSVALLEQMKLHLASDAGKDLTKKIGLVYQINIAPKKIGIDEVSYVVDLKKGEVTKGSYEGGKPDAAFSFKDEDFVKVATGKMNPQIAFMRGAMKIKGSLSAAQKFTPDIFPKPSKM